Genomic segment of Populus nigra chromosome 6, ddPopNigr1.1, whole genome shotgun sequence:
TCCTGGGATCAAGCATTACGGGTGTATGGTGGATTTATTAGGTCGAGCTGGACTCTTACATGAAGCTTATAAGTTCATAGATGAGTTGCCGATCAAGCCCACACCTATACTGTGGCGAACCTTATTATCTTCATGTAGTAGCCATGGCAATCTGGAATTGGCAAAGCAAGTGATGAACCAGATTCTTGAACTTGACGACTCTCATGGCGGGGATTATGTAATTTTATCAAACCTGTGTGCAAGAGCTGGCAAATGGGAAGATGTGGAtactttaagaaaattaatgatCCATAAAGGTGCAGTAAAGATTCCTGGGTGCAGCTCCATAGAGGTAGATAATGTAGTGCATGAGTTCTTCTCTGGGGATGGTGTGCATTACGTTTCTACAGCTTTACATCGAGCTCTGGATGAGCTGGTTAAGGAGTTAAAATCAGTCGGATATGTACCAGATACTTCTCTGGTCGTTCATCCTGATATGGAagatgaagagaaagaaatcacTCTTAGATATCATAGTGAAAAATTGGCCATTTCCTTTGGACTCCTCAACACCCCCCCAGGGACAACAATCCGCGTGGTGAAGAATCTTCGAGTTTGCGGGGATTGCCATTCTGCTGCTAAACTTATATCGTCACTCATTGATAGGGAGATAATTCTTAGAGATGTCCAACGATTTCATCATTTCAAAGACGGGAAATGCTCTTGTGGGGATTACTGGTAGAAGAGTCTGTTCAACTGAAATTCCTCCTTGTATGATTGAGACATCTGCATATCGTCCCTGTCTTTCAACAGCTATTTCGCCCTGCTATCATTAGAAGGCTTCGGAGTCGGTACTGCAGTTGCTCCTAATTACTCCATTCGTTCAACATATATAAGTTCTCGAAATCTTTAGTTGCTTGTAAAGAATCAAGAGTAGCAGGGTCGGTTCCAAGTGGCGATCCCTGTAAGTTTTCATCAGGCACGTGCACATTGGTGTATATTCTGAACCATTGATGTGCAGCAGCAGACAATTGATCAATACATCATTACCTTTCTAGttataatgtttattttctttaccgGTGATGAAAAGAAGCGGCACAACAATTTCTTCTAAAGTCTAAACACACCGCAAAATGCCGTGGACCATGAGAGCCGTGAATCTCGTTTTTTCTTGATTACTTAGTTTCTTGCGGTCTTCGTATTTTCTAAGCAGCTCAATTATCTCAACTGGACCATATCGatgttcaaaacaaataaaaatgttttaagcGACTATAAATGGAAGGCCAATGAATCATATTCATAGAATTAAATGTtgttctataattttaaaaaaaatatgaaaatatctaaaaaatattattttgaagtaaagaaaaaataataaaaataattttttaaaaaacacttttaaaataaaaaaaaaaactcttaagtCATTCATATCTCAACCGttatatttacaaaataataataataataataatactttcTTGTGGAATTCAAACCTGCTCTCATATTGATATGAACAGTCCTagtgattcttttttatttgatgaggtgaataattttatttcttgaattgaTTTCAATCCATAAAAGGAAAGATGCTactattttttctataatatattgGAGAACCAAATGTAGAAATAATCTCCTTCGATTCTCCCGCTATATCAAAGATCATGGTATATCTCTTGCCACAATGAGATTCATGCACCTCGAACTCATAAATGCATAAATCTGAAGATCAGGTATACCTACAGTTACGGAAATAAACACTAGGAGTTTTAGCCACCAAAAAATGTTCACACGAGAAATTGACAATGAACCTGGCGGCATGATGAGAAATAAGTACGAGATCAATAATATTTCCGATGAGTTTAAGAACAGGTTAAACTTTCACGAATAATTAGATGGACAGTGGACATGCATATGAACTTATTAGGAAATGTTCACGCGTAAATATTGCCATGAATTGATTGATAAGCTTGGAACAGCGTATCCTGTGATTGATACTCTGAATGCAGGCAGTCCTTAATGGCCTATAACTCTATAAAATGCGCCTCATACCATGCTTGTTCTGTACGATCATATCATATCACATTTAAAAGCCTTGAACTAGAATTCCATTTCACAGGATTAAGAGAGGCAAAAGAATAGATGAAAGCCAACAGTTCTACCTTGATCAAGCTTCTGGTACTCCTGTGCCTATCAGTACTTTCTGTTTCACAGGACTTCGACTTCTTCTACTTTGTTCAACAGGTAGGTTAGTTAAGTTTCTAATGTCTATATATTTGAGTTTCTTCTAAACTACTTTGTTTctctctgttgttttttttcctgctctTGGTTGATGGTTTTTGTGTCGATATTGCAGTGGCCAGGATCATACTGTGACACAATGACAAGTTGCTGCTACCCAACAACTGGAAAACCTGCGGCTGATTTCGGCATTCATGGAGTTTGGCCCAATTACAATGACGGGACATACCCAAAAAACTGTGATGCTAGTAGCCCCTACGATCCAAAAAAGGTAGTGTTTGCCCTTGAAATCATCGCCAGAAAGCTGTCATTCTTTGTCCTTGTACTGTACACCAGGAacataaaggtttttttatttattttcaaaatgggACTTTACATTCTACAAGTCCCTGCTAACAGGAAcgcaacatgaaaaaataacgaGTAGTAGTTCTTTACTGCAACAATTTGGTCGAAATTTTTCCTCTTTCCATTTCATAACCAATATATCTTGTGACtgataaatgaattttataggAAACAGAGCAAGGACGACTTCCTAAAATTTCAGTTCACtggcttagattttttttccttttcttttctagattACAGTAATGGTTAATGAAGAAAAGATcagatttatgttttgaattgattttatcGACCCACTTTCTTTCTATGGTCAATATTGATCGATAGGTTAAATCAATGAAACCATTGATTCATATAGTAATCGACAGTCTCTTAAGATTACCTATACTTTTGTTTCACCCCTTATATTTTCTAATCATTAACGTAATCTCTAAAGAAATCTCTTGATCAATTTCCAGTTTGAAAGAACTCATTTTAACATGTTAAGTTGCCAAACATTAAATAGTTAAAAGCTTTCAAGTGAATTGGAATTCAAATTATAGCTACATAGAAAGGAAGCAATAGCTTGCCAGTTACAAGCCTGCCTTGAGAAACTGGCAACGGAGGGTTTCTAGTGGCACAAGCCCACCAACTCAACTCAAATTTCTAATCATGAAGCCCAGCCCAGAAAGACCTTAAGGCACACATAAGCCTAACGTTCTTCTTTGAATCATCAGGTCCTCTCAGTGCATGTTTTAGTTGATGTCATGTATCTGGTTTCGGTAGAATTCTTTGCACCTTTCTTTGTTTgtcttttacttttataataacTGATCTTTTGGTAAACGGTACAGGTTGCAGACCTAAGGAGCGGTATGCAAAAGAATTGGCCAACGCTGGCTTGCCCAAGCGGCACTGGAGTAGCCTTCTGGACACATGAATGGGAAAAGCATGGGACGTGCTCCGAGTCTCTTCTTGACCAACATGGATACTTCCAAGCAGCTCTCGATTTGAAAAAGCAAGTTAACCTCCTTCAGGCACTAACAAATGCAGgtaaatcttcttctttttttaaaatttatgaagtCCAGATTCACCCCTTTTAGAGGAGAGCTGTCCTTTGCCTaaattttttccccttaaatgCTACGGTAGCTaatggttgaagaaaaaaaatgttacagGAATAAACCCAGATGGGGGATCTTACAGCTTGAGCAGTGTCAAGAGTGCTATACAAGACGCAGTAGGATTTACTCCATGGATAGAGTGCAATACTGATACATCAAGGAACAGTCAACTTTACCAAATTTACCTGTGTGTGGATGCTAGTGGGAAAAATCTCATTGACTGTCCAGTGTTTCCCAGAGGAAAATGTGATCCAGAAATTGAGTTCCCTTCTTTTTAGATCCGTAATTGAGACTAAATTAATGTATTTCCTTTCGTGTCTTGTTTACTGATAATCAGTTGATCTTAGTCTTACCAGTGTATTTGTTTTCCCATCAAGTTAATTCCAATGATTTGGAGAGCTGTTAAAAACCTTTCAACCCAAAATCATCCCAAAACATACCTTCTCTCAATGCATATATATACCCAAAAACATCCCAAAACAAACCCAATTTTCTTTACTAGTTTAAtgcattcaatttctttttataaacaatTAGAATCAATTTGAAGCATTTTAATGGCGGCAACAGTGAAAGCATATATATTTGAAAGCAAACCCCGggaattatattttactatgTTCTTCCCTGTGACTGCATTTGATTGAAGTAGAAAACGGGCACTGGTAAATTCAATATAAGAACTAGCGCCAAGGCACATTCTGCTTGGACCTTGTAGCACGGATCGAATGATGTAGTTTTTAATAATAGGATTTTCGAGGGCAAGATGTAGCCCATTGGTAATCTTAACCTCTTGAAGTTACCAAGAAGTCTCACGACTTAAATGATCGATTAATTAATCCCTTAATCATGATAATCACATTAACTTCCTATTATAGCAAGTatcaggctttttttttttttttaagtgaataaATCTTCGGATTGCAAGtcatatttttagtattattattaaataacaaattaactttaaaatttttatgactTGAATTTTTGCAtactttagattttaaattaaataatataaaaattattttaacatgatcCAATTAACCTAATAGattcaaagataatttaaatatggtaaaaatatagtttgatttaaaaaaatattccaagatgattttttttaatattgagatgataacaTATTGAATCGACTTGAGTCACGTGATTCAACTAGCTAAACACGTGACccgggtcaaattaatttttctaagtttaacagctgtcttttttaaaatatttttttccctaacATTATCCATTTAACTTGGTGGATACAAAGATATCCAAATGAttggtaaaaatataaattgattttaaaaaaataatgtaagatgatatatattttttaatattaaaataataacatatttgaTCATTCAGGTTTCACGgcttaacccatcaaactcatGATATAGGTCATAAACTTCActtggtttaataactttatttttttcaaactagtttttatttattatattataataaaaataaatacttacctaataaaacaaaatttttatttgaaaatataagaactttataaaaaataaattagagcaAATTATTAAGGGGTTTggtcaattcaaaatcaaaatcaaccatttgaatgatgaaacgaaatttttttaaaaaaaacatgaaataaagaCCAAAAAAGATGTCGGGGTTGGCCAAAAAAGCAAATTATTAAGGTTTGGTCAATGCTTGCACTATTGACATGAACCATGCAAGAAAgtgatttcttattttaatgttttttgtaattattaaattcagcttcctttctcttatatatatatatatatatatatatatatatatatatatatatatatatatccttaatAAAATACCAGAAATTTTATGATGTCCGaggcgaaattaataaaatcttattagttaatttttaaagttacttttaaaaaaaaatagatacaacTAGGATTGTCTAGTGGCAACACAATTGGTGAGAAGGCATATGTAATTTGATTCGTGGCAGTTTAGCATCGGTAGAattttccctcttttctttttgtcctTTTCCTCCTCCTCTCTTTAAATTTCGCATTGGGTCAACTAGAATTTAGAGAAGACTTGtccttccatttattttttcttttggcctttcttttttggattgataattatttgttttgaattttttaatcaatttcatcccttttcatttgattttatttattttttatataaaatatggtagtccttctttttattgttgtttttataccttttttttatttgttctttgtttttaattttgccaattaatattttatttcatttattttttattcaattttgttcctcattcttttaaatattttttttatcatttttttaattttatccctcaacattttatttcacttagtttttttttatccaatgttgatccttattattttaatgattttttttatcatttttttattttataaagttacATCAGGTTGCAGGCTAATCAAGTTAATAAGAGTtgttccaagttttttttttcaatgtttttatttttattttttgatattaggtTATTGGatcttgaattttcttatttatttatgttaattttttttatagtattatcCGGATTGCGGGTTAGTTAAGTTAACTCagctcaagtttttttatgttttatttatttatttaacttcaaTCCTTTGATtagttcatttattttaaatagatttatattattatctaaatgATGAATTCTAAAAGCACTCAACAGtagaaaacaataatattgTGCCTTTTTGCACGCCATGCATGCACGCTCCAAGAAGATGTCTAAATTAAAACCACTTTGATTCTCATCGAACTGTTACAAATGTTTGTCTGCTTTAAGTATAGATATTCATCTGTGCAAATAATGTGTTTCCAAGCAAGGATAAAACCTTCTGATGCGTCGTCTACCTTTACCCAGCTCATGAGTTCCAGAGAGATTATTGGTGGTtctgacatatatatatatatatatatatatatatatatatatatatatatatatatatatatatatatatatatatatatatatattcagactGAACCCAAATTGCATTGTCATTCTAAAATCCAATCTTAAAAAGAAACCCCGCGCGCGGATCAGTTTGTTGAGCTCTCCCAGGTCTCGAAATCGTATCGTTAAAGATGAAACTCAACTTCtcaatctttttcatgtttttgataATACAATACCTTTCAGttgattcatttattttaagtgGTCTATGTTTACCCTTTCCATGCCACTTACCAGCTTTTTTTACCCATAATTGTTCGACAGATTCAGCATTTACAAGCATAAAGATTCATGggtaagtgaaaaaaaaaacattatacaatttaaaacttatttatcttAATTATCCTACCACTTTGGTGATTAACAAACCAAtcataatataaatttcaaattgtAAACATCGATCGTgcttaaacaatttttttttattaattacaaaatcaagtgtaattaattataagtggcaggaatataataataattataactttaaacaattttttttattaattacaaaatcaagtgtaattaattataagtggcaggaatataataataataataactcaaaACCCTAAAACAGACACCAGGGGCAGAATTTTaactttcttcttctattaTGTTGGCAGTGGGCTCTCTGCCCGCTGTCAACATATGTAAGTATTTttaagaagttttttttatttcatacattCATCAAAGTGTCTggttgttaaataaaaaactacttCTTAGAATCAATCAatagaattttaatattaatattctattaaaaattattttatttatttatccaaaTCTTACATTTCTTCCGTACTTTCCGCAGAGGACGGGTAATGTAAAACAAACTAATCCGACACTAATCTGTCActtttctattaataatttGTATCACAGTATATCTTAATCCCAAATAGCAGGAACTTATCACAGTCTGCCTCACCTATTTTTCTAGTGACTTTGACCTCTGCAGTTGGGCCGTATCACATTATCTGTTCTTTAGAATTCTCGAAAGGCACAGAATTTGAAATCTGAGGTTTGAGAAGCAACCTAACTTTTTGGTCACATGAATGGATAAAGCACGGTACGTACCTGTGCAGTGTCAGAAGAGATTGGCCAGCACGTTTATTTTGAAGCTGCGATCTTGAGCTGAAAAAGAAGGCAAACCTTCTCCAAGCTCTTATAAGTGCAGGTATATATACGTGCATGaactctcaaatatttacactgCCTTTCCTTGTCTTAAAGAAAGGCTTTTAGCTAGATATTGTTCCTAACAATTATGGGCTGTGCGCAAAAAAATATTGTGGTGCAGGAATTAAACCAGACGGTGAATCTTATGACCTGGACAGCGTAAGAATAGCTATAAAAGAAGCTACAGGATTTACTCCTGACATAGAATGCAACACCGATGCATCCAAGAATAGGCAGGTGTATCAGGTTTTCATGTGCGCAGACATTTCCGGGCCAGAATTCATAGAATGCCCGGTGCCACTAAAGAAAAGATGTAAATCTAACAAGGTCCATTTCCCTGATCAGTTCTAGATGATCACTTACCACTTTCCTACGATATTAATTCGTGGCTTCTCACTTACCACTTTCCTTCCTCTATTGAGCCTCTGGCTATCAATAAAGTTGCGTGAGCTTCGCCGTGCATCCTGTAATAAGCTGTACTCTCGAGTCTTTCTTAATGCACTGGTTTCATTTATGTCCTTCcaggaaaaaataatagttttatctTGCaacagaataaaataaaataaaataaaataaaataaaaaaaccagctTCCTTTTCTGATAAGATTTTGAAAAGGGTTTAAATTCTTGAAAGGGTATGGATATTTAAATTCTTTcctggtaaaaaataaaaatggattttcgtaataagtaaataataaaatcggcCGGTCAACATACGAGACCTGGTATCAGTTTCAGAAGATCAATCCCCAGTCATGGTCGGCATGAGATGACACGCTAAGAAGGCCCCGGCCTATAGCCCATGAAGCCCAATATGATAGCCCGTGGCAATCAAGTCCATTCCTTACAATTCTCCGGAATTGAAGTTCTAATTAAGCAGTGGACAATTCAACTTAATTCCACCAATCatcattaaacaaaaacaaatatataaaaaggggATAAATTCTTAATAAGAGTGATGCTAATTTTATCCCACGAATTCAGGGACTTTGATTTTTCGACAACCATTTCGGTAAACTTAGCATTGTTCttttaagtatttatttatccctctctcttctttttttactgcTCACCTGTAAGGTGTTAATtactttttccttattttttgggaaaaaaaaacattgtatgaATAGAATATGAATATATCACTCTTTACAT
This window contains:
- the LOC133696148 gene encoding ribonuclease 1-like, whose translation is MKANSSTLIKLLVLLCLSVLSVSQDFDFFYFVQQWPGSYCDTMTSCCYPTTGKPAADFGIHGVWPNYNDGTYPKNCDASSPYDPKKVADLRSGMQKNWPTLACPSGTGVAFWTHEWEKHGTCSESLLDQHGYFQAALDLKKQVNLLQALTNAGINPDGGSYSLSSVKSAIQDAVGFTPWIECNTDTSRNSQLYQIYLCVDASGKNLIDCPVFPRGKCDPEIEFPSF